In a single window of the Raphanus sativus cultivar WK10039 chromosome 9, ASM80110v3, whole genome shotgun sequence genome:
- the LOC108828685 gene encoding disease resistance protein RPS6 isoform X4, producing MASSSWVYDVFPSFSGKDIRTRFLSHFLKELDRNSINVFKDSEVERGRSVSPELQNAISGSRIAVVVLSENYASSSWCLDELVEIAKSKEELGQMVIPIFYGLDPSHARNQTGEFGVLFEETCKNKADDKIQLWRNALTDVANISGYQSGNWDSEEKLIGKIVNDLLGKLGLGLSKEFDDLVGMEAHISRMKSLLCLDSDKVRKVGIWGPAGIGKTTIARAVFARYSDEFENSVFIDRAFVSKSLERYSTTDLDYYNMKLHLQQTFMSTMLGQGAVGKRLKNKKSLVVIDDLDDLLVRDALAGQTHWFGSGSKIIVTSTDKQLLTSLGVNHIYEVPFPSQEVAVEMLCRSAFSQNKPPDGFTELASEIALLSGSLPLGLNVLGSSLRGRNKQELMDMLPRLRNGLNGKIENTLRASYDELNNKEKAIFRHIACLFNGEKVDDIKMLLADSELDVNIGLRNLCDKSLLDVRGGTVHMHRLLQKMGKEIVRSQSTEPGEREFLVDAKDICNMFEKNSGTEKILGISLNLDEADELHIDENAFKGMRNLRFLTISQRVKEVRGHLPNYFNYFPPNLTVLRLNGYQMRYLPSNFCPESLVKLQIRRSNVVRLWKGLRSLKRLKIMDLRGSRDLKEIPDLSMATSLKTLRLNNCSSLVELPSSIKHLNKLKKLEMSFCTNLVTLPTGINLKSLSQFNLRGCSRLRNFPDISTNISCLDISQTAIEEIPSNFRLNDGVDLYMEDMMSDRLWEGGQPLGPVMNMSSSSLMGLSLSNIQSLVELPSSFQNLSKLKELSITDCENLAILPMGINLESLDLLDLSGCSQLKSFPNMSTNISELHLDRTAIEEVPCWIEIFTRLSCLHMSRCHNLQCVSRNIYKLKHLETVDFSDCGALTEAGWHGSPNVVAMGTDYVPKVKLNLINCFKLHQEALYQQQSVFFKSIEFSGEEVPLYFTHRTTETSLAVPLLQPSPTQYFRFRACTLVDSESFLKSHISFNIHVSCRFTDRPGNHFDSAYTPLHFVKTTSGRHLIIFDCCFLIKEDNAPLAEQNYYQVVIRFRLRSHHSQLKLKGCGVRLLEDCEGIKGNETKHSEECETDGILRDEKSDVNAMKAQSVRGGKILYLKSRSGDNSIDNKTVDPAKEQSNHGKVSEISTMVTNNKQTSQHQVFINYWGEEVRFSFISHLVYALSTRGVKVLIDKYEKRSEDLGKTFQSIEDSNIALVVFSSRYTESTWCLNELVKIKERMDEDKLLTIPIFYKVELSEVKELEGDFGLKLWDLWGIHRDHRIIKWKEALESVSTRIGFSLKDHRIRRA from the exons ATGGCTTCTTCCAGTTGGGTATACGACGTCTTCCCCAGCTTCAGCGGGAAAGATATTCGCACACGTTTCCTGAGCCACTTTCTAAAGGAGCTCGATCGCAATTCGATCAATGTTTTCAAAGACAGTGAGGTCGAGAGAGGCCGATCCGTGTCCCCCGAGCTTCAAAACGCAATTAGTGGTTCAAGGATCGCAGTGGTTGTGTTATCAGAAAACTATGCCTCTTCCAGCTGGTGTCTAGACGAGTTGGTGGAGATTGCGAAGAGTAAAGAAGAGTTAGGGCAAATGGTGATACCCATTTTCTACGGTTTGGATCCTTCTCATGCTAGAAATCAGACTGGAGAGTTCGGAGTCCTCTTTGAAGAGACTTGCAAGAACAAAGCAGATGACAAGATACAGCTTTGGCGGAATGCATTGACCGATGTAGCTAATATCTCTGGTTATCAATCTGGGAACTG GGATAGTGAAGAAAAACTGATAGGAAAAATCGTCAACGATCTTTTAGGTAAACTCGGTTTAGGTCTATCAAAGGAATTTGATGACCTTGTTGGCATGGAAGCTCATATTAGTAGGATGAAGTCGCTTTTGTGTTTGGATTCGGATAAAGTGAGGAAGGTTGGAATATGGGGACCCGCTGGAATTGGCAAGACTACCATTGCAAGAGCAGTATTTGCCCGATACTCTGATGAATTCGAAAATAGCGTTTTCATAGACAGGGCTTTTGTATCGAAGAGTCTGGAGAGATACAGTACAACCGACCTGGACTACTACAACATGAAGTTGCATTTGCAACAAACTTTTATGTCTACAATGTTAGGACAAGGTGCAGTCGGTAAGAGGCTAAAGAACAAGAAATCTCTTGTCGTTATTGATGATTTGGATGATCTACTGGTGCGAGATGCCTTGGCGGGTCAAACTCATTGGTTTGGAAGCGGAAGCAAAATCATTGTAACCTCAACGGATAAGCAACTTTTGACATCACTGGGTGTTAATCATATATACGAGGTGCCTTTTCCATCTCAAGAGGTCGCTGTTGAGATGCTCTGCCGTTCTGCTTTCAGTCAAAACAAACCACCTGATGGTTTTACTGAGCTTGCTTCTGAGATAGCATTGCTTTCCGGTAGTCTTCCTCTGGGTCTTAATGTTTTGGGTTCGTCTTTGCGGGGTAGGAACAAACAGGAATTGATGGATATGCTGCCCAGGCTTCGAAATGGTTTGAATGGAAAAATTGAGAACACACTAAGAGCCAGCTACGATGAATtaaataacaaagaaaaagcAATATTTCGTCACATTGCATGTCTTTTCAATGGGGAGAAAGTCGATGACATCAAGATGCTACTAGCAGATAGTGAATTGGATGTTAATATTGGGTTGAGAAATCTTTGTGACAAATCTCTCTTAGATGTAAGAGGGGGTACTGTTCATATGCACCGTTTGCTACAAAAAATGGGCAAAGAGATCGTCCGTTCACAATCCACTGAGCCTGGAGAACGGGAGTTCCTTGTGGATGCGAAGGATATCTGCAATATGTTTGAAAAAAACAGT GGCACTGAGAAGATACTAGGCATATCATTAAATCtagatgaggctgatgaattgCATATAGATGAGAATGCATTCAAAGGGATGCGTAATCTCCGTTTTCTGACCATTTCCCAGCGGGTGAAAGAAGTTAGAGGGCATTTACCAAATTATTTCAACTATTTCCCCCCTAATCTTACAGTATTGAGGTTGAATGGATACCAAATGAGATATTTGCCTTCTAACTTTTGTCCTGAAAGCCTCGTTAAGCTCCAAATACGGAGGAGCAATGTGGTGAGGTTGTGGAAAGGACTTCGT TCACTTAAAAGACTCAAGATTATGGATTTGCGGGGATCTAGAGATCTGAAAGAAATCCCCGATCTCTCTATGGCTACTAGTCTTAAGACACTTCGTCTCAACAATTGCTCGAGTTTGGTGGAGCTTCCTTCTTCCATTAAGCATCTTAATAAACTGAAGAAGTTGGAGATGTCATTCTGCACAAATTTGGTGACTCTTCCAACTGGAATCAACCTCAAATCTCTGAGTCAGTTCAATCTTAGGGGATGCTCACGGTTGAGGAACTTCCCTGATATCTCAACCAACATCTCATGTTTGGATATAAGCCAGACAGCGATTGAAGAAATCCCATCTAACTTTCGTCTAAATGATGGCGTTGATCTTTACATGGAGGACATGATGAGTGATAGACTGTGGGAAGGAGGGCAG CCGCTTGGACCCGTCATGAACATGTCGTCTTCCTCGTTGATGGGGTTGTCACTATCGAATATCCAAAGTTTGGTGGAACTTCCTTCTTCATTTCAGAATCTTAGTAAACTGAAGGAGTTGAGCATTACAGACTGCGAAAATCTGGCGATTCTTCCCATGGGAATCAACCTTGAATCACTCGATCTCCTCGATCTCAGTGGATGCTCTCAGTTGAAGAGTTTTCCTAATATGTCAACCAATATCTCGGAGCTCCATCTAGACAGGACAGCCATTGAGGAGGTTCCTTGTTGGATCGAGATCTTTACTCGTCTCAGTTGCCTACATATGAGTCGATGCCACAATTTACAATGCGTATCTcgaaacatttataaacttaaACATCTTGAGACAGTAGACTTTTCAGACTGTGGGGCATTGACTGAAGCTGGCTGGCATGGTAGTCCAAATGTAGTGGCAATGGGAACAGACTATGTCCCAAAAGTAAAGCTCAATTTGATCAACTGCTTCAAATTGCATCAGGAAGCTCTATATCAGCAGCAATCAGTTTTCTTCAAGTCCATAGAGTTTTCAGGTGAGGAGGTGCCTTTATATTTCACTCACCGTACTACTGAAACCTCTTTGGCCGTCCCTCTACTTCAGCCATCTCCCACTCAGTACTTCAGATTTAGGGCTTGCACCTTGGTTGATTCAGAATCGTTTCTCAAAAGCCATATTTCATTCAACATCCATGTATCTTGTCGGTTCACAGATAGACCAGGAAACCATTTTGATTCCGCTTATACGCCACTACACTTTGTGAAAACTACTTCTGGTAGGCATCTGATTATATTTGATTGCTGTTTCTTGATAAAGGAAGACAATGCTCCACTTGCTGAACAGAATTACTATCAGGTGGTTATACGGTTTCGTCTCAGAAGTCATCACTCTCAACTCAAATTAAAAGGATGCGGTGTACGACTCCTTGAGGATTGTGAAGGCATTAAAGGAAATGAGACTAAACATAGTGAAGAGTGTGAAACTGATGGTATTCTCAGGGACGAAAAATCAGATGTAAATGCGATGAAAGCTCAGAGTGTTCGAGGTGGAaaaattttatacttaaaaTCAAGAAGCGGTGACAATAGCATCGATAACAAGACGGTTGACCCAGCAAAGGAACAAAGCAATCATGGAAAAGTTAGCGAAATCTCTACCATGGTGACCAACAACAAACAAACGTCTCAACATCAAGTGTTCATAAATTACTGGGGGGAGGAGGTCCGTTTCAGCTTCATCAGCCATCTTGTTTATGCCTTGTCAACGAGAGGTGTGAAGGTTCTCATAGATAAATATGAGAAGAGGAGTGAAGATCTTGGAAAAACTTTCCAGAGCATTGAGGATTCAAACATTGCGCTAGTCGTCTTCTCGAGCAGGTATACGGAATCAACATGGTGTTTAAATGAGTTGGTGAAGATCAAAGAACGCATGGATGAAGACAAGCTCTTAACCATTCCAATCTTCTACAAGGTGGAGTTATCAGAGGTGAAAGAACTCGAGGGAGATTTTGGTCTTAAGCTATGGGATTTGTGGGGAATTCATCGAGACCACCGTATCATTAAGTGGAAGGAAGCTTTGGAGTCTGTTTCGACAAGGATCGGTTTCTCTCTGAAGGATCATAG GATACGGAGAGCATGA
- the LOC108828685 gene encoding disease resistance protein RPS6 isoform X2: MASSSWVYDVFPSFSGKDIRTRFLSHFLKELDRNSINVFKDSEVERGRSVSPELQNAISGSRIAVVVLSENYASSSWCLDELVEIAKSKEELGQMVIPIFYGLDPSHARNQTGEFGVLFEETCKNKADDKIQLWRNALTDVANISGYQSGNWDSEEKLIGKIVNDLLGKLGLGLSKEFDDLVGMEAHISRMKSLLCLDSDKVRKVGIWGPAGIGKTTIARAVFARYSDEFENSVFIDRAFVSKSLERYSTTDLDYYNMKLHLQQTFMSTMLGQGAVGKRLKNKKSLVVIDDLDDLLVRDALAGQTHWFGSGSKIIVTSTDKQLLTSLGVNHIYEVPFPSQEVAVEMLCRSAFSQNKPPDGFTELASEIALLSGSLPLGLNVLGSSLRGRNKQELMDMLPRLRNGLNGKIENTLRASYDELNNKEKAIFRHIACLFNGEKVDDIKMLLADSELDVNIGLRNLCDKSLLDVRGGTVHMHRLLQKMGKEIVRSQSTEPGEREFLVDAKDICNMFEKNSGTEKILGISLNLDEADELHIDENAFKGMRNLRFLTISQRVKEVRGHLPNYFNYFPPNLTVLRLNGYQMRYLPSNFCPESLVKLQIRRSNVVRLWKGLRSLKRLKIMDLRGSRDLKEIPDLSMATSLKTLRLNNCSSLVELPSSIKHLNKLKKLEMSFCTNLVTLPTGINLKSLSQFNLRGCSRLRNFPDISTNISCLDISQTAIEEIPSNFRLNDGVDLYMEDMMSDRLWEGGQPLGPVMNMSSSSLMGLSLSNIQSLVELPSSFQNLSKLKELSITDCENLAILPMGINLESLDLLDLSGCSQLKSFPNMSTNISELHLDRTAIEEVPCWIEIFTRLSCLHMSRCHNLQCVSRNIYKLKHLETVDFSDCGALTEAGWHGSPNVVAMGTDYVPKVKLNLINCFKLHQEALYQQQSVFFKSIEFSGEEVPLYFTHRTTETSLAVPLLQPSPTQYFRFRACTLVDSESFLKSHISFNIHVSCRFTDRPGNHFDSAYTPLHFVKTTSGRHLIIFDCCFLIKEDNAPLAEQNYYQVVIRFRLRSHHSQLKLKGCGVRLLEDCEGIKGNETKHSEECETDGILRDEKSDVNAMKAQSVRGGKILYLKSRSGDNSIDNKTVDPAKEQSNHGKVSEISTMVTNNKQTSQHQVFINYWGEEVRFSFISHLVYALSTRGVKVLIDKYEKRSEDLGKTFQSIEDSNIALVVFSSRYTESTWCLNELVKIKERMDEDKLLTIPIFYKVELSEVKELEGDFGLKLWDLWGIHRDHRIIKWKEALESVSTRIGFSLKDHSSESEFISHIAEKILSSISLLEGKKPSLLPSSGKIESTKMFKDEGEYHENFLNGCPLFGLEQRMKQLEQKLEFDCNETRIIGVIGMPGIGKTTLAMMLHEKWNCKFVCCVPLLGIHKLSENYEPAWLRKTLLEVLF; this comes from the exons ATGGCTTCTTCCAGTTGGGTATACGACGTCTTCCCCAGCTTCAGCGGGAAAGATATTCGCACACGTTTCCTGAGCCACTTTCTAAAGGAGCTCGATCGCAATTCGATCAATGTTTTCAAAGACAGTGAGGTCGAGAGAGGCCGATCCGTGTCCCCCGAGCTTCAAAACGCAATTAGTGGTTCAAGGATCGCAGTGGTTGTGTTATCAGAAAACTATGCCTCTTCCAGCTGGTGTCTAGACGAGTTGGTGGAGATTGCGAAGAGTAAAGAAGAGTTAGGGCAAATGGTGATACCCATTTTCTACGGTTTGGATCCTTCTCATGCTAGAAATCAGACTGGAGAGTTCGGAGTCCTCTTTGAAGAGACTTGCAAGAACAAAGCAGATGACAAGATACAGCTTTGGCGGAATGCATTGACCGATGTAGCTAATATCTCTGGTTATCAATCTGGGAACTG GGATAGTGAAGAAAAACTGATAGGAAAAATCGTCAACGATCTTTTAGGTAAACTCGGTTTAGGTCTATCAAAGGAATTTGATGACCTTGTTGGCATGGAAGCTCATATTAGTAGGATGAAGTCGCTTTTGTGTTTGGATTCGGATAAAGTGAGGAAGGTTGGAATATGGGGACCCGCTGGAATTGGCAAGACTACCATTGCAAGAGCAGTATTTGCCCGATACTCTGATGAATTCGAAAATAGCGTTTTCATAGACAGGGCTTTTGTATCGAAGAGTCTGGAGAGATACAGTACAACCGACCTGGACTACTACAACATGAAGTTGCATTTGCAACAAACTTTTATGTCTACAATGTTAGGACAAGGTGCAGTCGGTAAGAGGCTAAAGAACAAGAAATCTCTTGTCGTTATTGATGATTTGGATGATCTACTGGTGCGAGATGCCTTGGCGGGTCAAACTCATTGGTTTGGAAGCGGAAGCAAAATCATTGTAACCTCAACGGATAAGCAACTTTTGACATCACTGGGTGTTAATCATATATACGAGGTGCCTTTTCCATCTCAAGAGGTCGCTGTTGAGATGCTCTGCCGTTCTGCTTTCAGTCAAAACAAACCACCTGATGGTTTTACTGAGCTTGCTTCTGAGATAGCATTGCTTTCCGGTAGTCTTCCTCTGGGTCTTAATGTTTTGGGTTCGTCTTTGCGGGGTAGGAACAAACAGGAATTGATGGATATGCTGCCCAGGCTTCGAAATGGTTTGAATGGAAAAATTGAGAACACACTAAGAGCCAGCTACGATGAATtaaataacaaagaaaaagcAATATTTCGTCACATTGCATGTCTTTTCAATGGGGAGAAAGTCGATGACATCAAGATGCTACTAGCAGATAGTGAATTGGATGTTAATATTGGGTTGAGAAATCTTTGTGACAAATCTCTCTTAGATGTAAGAGGGGGTACTGTTCATATGCACCGTTTGCTACAAAAAATGGGCAAAGAGATCGTCCGTTCACAATCCACTGAGCCTGGAGAACGGGAGTTCCTTGTGGATGCGAAGGATATCTGCAATATGTTTGAAAAAAACAGT GGCACTGAGAAGATACTAGGCATATCATTAAATCtagatgaggctgatgaattgCATATAGATGAGAATGCATTCAAAGGGATGCGTAATCTCCGTTTTCTGACCATTTCCCAGCGGGTGAAAGAAGTTAGAGGGCATTTACCAAATTATTTCAACTATTTCCCCCCTAATCTTACAGTATTGAGGTTGAATGGATACCAAATGAGATATTTGCCTTCTAACTTTTGTCCTGAAAGCCTCGTTAAGCTCCAAATACGGAGGAGCAATGTGGTGAGGTTGTGGAAAGGACTTCGT TCACTTAAAAGACTCAAGATTATGGATTTGCGGGGATCTAGAGATCTGAAAGAAATCCCCGATCTCTCTATGGCTACTAGTCTTAAGACACTTCGTCTCAACAATTGCTCGAGTTTGGTGGAGCTTCCTTCTTCCATTAAGCATCTTAATAAACTGAAGAAGTTGGAGATGTCATTCTGCACAAATTTGGTGACTCTTCCAACTGGAATCAACCTCAAATCTCTGAGTCAGTTCAATCTTAGGGGATGCTCACGGTTGAGGAACTTCCCTGATATCTCAACCAACATCTCATGTTTGGATATAAGCCAGACAGCGATTGAAGAAATCCCATCTAACTTTCGTCTAAATGATGGCGTTGATCTTTACATGGAGGACATGATGAGTGATAGACTGTGGGAAGGAGGGCAG CCGCTTGGACCCGTCATGAACATGTCGTCTTCCTCGTTGATGGGGTTGTCACTATCGAATATCCAAAGTTTGGTGGAACTTCCTTCTTCATTTCAGAATCTTAGTAAACTGAAGGAGTTGAGCATTACAGACTGCGAAAATCTGGCGATTCTTCCCATGGGAATCAACCTTGAATCACTCGATCTCCTCGATCTCAGTGGATGCTCTCAGTTGAAGAGTTTTCCTAATATGTCAACCAATATCTCGGAGCTCCATCTAGACAGGACAGCCATTGAGGAGGTTCCTTGTTGGATCGAGATCTTTACTCGTCTCAGTTGCCTACATATGAGTCGATGCCACAATTTACAATGCGTATCTcgaaacatttataaacttaaACATCTTGAGACAGTAGACTTTTCAGACTGTGGGGCATTGACTGAAGCTGGCTGGCATGGTAGTCCAAATGTAGTGGCAATGGGAACAGACTATGTCCCAAAAGTAAAGCTCAATTTGATCAACTGCTTCAAATTGCATCAGGAAGCTCTATATCAGCAGCAATCAGTTTTCTTCAAGTCCATAGAGTTTTCAGGTGAGGAGGTGCCTTTATATTTCACTCACCGTACTACTGAAACCTCTTTGGCCGTCCCTCTACTTCAGCCATCTCCCACTCAGTACTTCAGATTTAGGGCTTGCACCTTGGTTGATTCAGAATCGTTTCTCAAAAGCCATATTTCATTCAACATCCATGTATCTTGTCGGTTCACAGATAGACCAGGAAACCATTTTGATTCCGCTTATACGCCACTACACTTTGTGAAAACTACTTCTGGTAGGCATCTGATTATATTTGATTGCTGTTTCTTGATAAAGGAAGACAATGCTCCACTTGCTGAACAGAATTACTATCAGGTGGTTATACGGTTTCGTCTCAGAAGTCATCACTCTCAACTCAAATTAAAAGGATGCGGTGTACGACTCCTTGAGGATTGTGAAGGCATTAAAGGAAATGAGACTAAACATAGTGAAGAGTGTGAAACTGATGGTATTCTCAGGGACGAAAAATCAGATGTAAATGCGATGAAAGCTCAGAGTGTTCGAGGTGGAaaaattttatacttaaaaTCAAGAAGCGGTGACAATAGCATCGATAACAAGACGGTTGACCCAGCAAAGGAACAAAGCAATCATGGAAAAGTTAGCGAAATCTCTACCATGGTGACCAACAACAAACAAACGTCTCAACATCAAGTGTTCATAAATTACTGGGGGGAGGAGGTCCGTTTCAGCTTCATCAGCCATCTTGTTTATGCCTTGTCAACGAGAGGTGTGAAGGTTCTCATAGATAAATATGAGAAGAGGAGTGAAGATCTTGGAAAAACTTTCCAGAGCATTGAGGATTCAAACATTGCGCTAGTCGTCTTCTCGAGCAGGTATACGGAATCAACATGGTGTTTAAATGAGTTGGTGAAGATCAAAGAACGCATGGATGAAGACAAGCTCTTAACCATTCCAATCTTCTACAAGGTGGAGTTATCAGAGGTGAAAGAACTCGAGGGAGATTTTGGTCTTAAGCTATGGGATTTGTGGGGAATTCATCGAGACCACCGTATCATTAAGTGGAAGGAAGCTTTGGAGTCTGTTTCGACAAGGATCGGTTTCTCTCTGAAGGATCATAG TTCTGAGAGCGAGTTCATCAGTCATATCGCCGAGAAGATCCTTAGCAGCATTTCGTTGCTGGAAGGCAAAAAACCGTCGCTCTTACCTTCTTCAGGGAAAATAGAATCGACTaaaatgttcaaagatgaaggAGAATATCACGAAAATTTTCTTAACGGCTGTCCCCTCTTTGGACTGGAGCAACGCATGAAGCAATTAGAGCAGAAGTTAGAGTTTGATTGCAACGAAACTCGAATTATTGGAGTCATTGGGATGCCCGGCATTGGTAAAACCACTCTCGCAATGATGCTGCACGAAAAATGGAACTGCAAGTTTGTATGTTGCGTGCCTCTTTTGGGTATCCATAAGCTGTCGGAAAACTACGAGCCAGCTTGGTTACGAAAGACACTTCTTGAAGTGTTGTTCTAG